The Desulfonatronum sp. SC1 genome segment GGCAGAATCACACTGCCCGCGCCAACAGAGACATTATCCTCCAGGGTTGCTCCCGCCGGGCGATAGGAATCGCGCATCTTCAAGGGATATTTGTCGTTCGTTATAATTACGCCAGGCCCGATAAATACCCGTGAACCAATGATTGTTTGCGGAGAGATGTAGCAGCGGGCAGCGATTTTCACAAAATTGCCAATACCCACCTGACCGTCAATCACTGAATGCGAACCAATCCAGACGTGATCCCCAAACTGGCAGTGTTCTCTGATGAGAACGTAATGACCGGTTTGAAAAAAATCGCCGATCTGGACATCAGCGTAGATGATCGTGCCCATCCGGAGTAGGTGTTCTCTTCCCAAAACCGGCGGCGTGCATCCTTCGCGGTATGCGTATCCTAGGGTCACGTCGCTGTAATTAGAAATTGACATGTTGTTTTGTAACCGTTCCCGCATTGCGGCAATGCGGTGCGTATTCCGCGCATCTGCCGGAAGGAAGCGGAAGGAAAGGGACGAAAGATGTAAAAAACGAACGCCCCTGTCAATCTTTGAGCTTATACATCAAACAACCCTTGGTGTAAATTGACAGAGGATGACAGCCAAGCGGCATTAATGAACAAGGAAGTAGTTCGTACGGAATACAGAAGCGTTAAAAGGTCATGGCTGATCTGCCGTATTTCGGCACCCATAGCAGTCCGTTGAAAAACTCCCAATTGCTGCGTCGCCGCAA includes the following:
- a CDS encoding acyltransferase encodes the protein MGTIIYADVQIGDFFQTGHYVLIREHCQFGDHVWIGSHSVIDGQVGIGNFVKIAARCYISPQTIIGSRVFIGPGVIITNDKYPLKMRDSYRPAGATLEDNVSVGAGSVILPGVQIGQGAFIAAGSVVTRDVPPMTLAKGNPAVFHELPAKLREKNTALSWKQYLE